The Rosa chinensis cultivar Old Blush chromosome 7, RchiOBHm-V2, whole genome shotgun sequence DNA segment AGGAATATATTAGCTAGGTGTTGTGATCGATCGATCTGGTTTTGTTAATTTGCAGAAGCTACAAGCTTTCGAACGATGGGATGGCTATAAATGGAGTGGATCTTGTAAATTTGAAAAAGAGGAGAAGCCTTGGTTTCATGTGAAAAGATATAGCAGAATGCTTATGGGAAGCTTAGCTTGTCAAATTACAGTAGGGTTTGAAAAGTATTGGATAGTGAGATTAACAGGCAAGACTACTGCAGGGTTTAGAATAGTGGACATTGATGGAGGAATTGCTGCAGAGGTGAGCCTAATTTCAGTAAATAATAAGTTTCTCTTTGCTAATTAACAAAGGCATATAAGAAGAGATACTTatggtttcttttttttccagGCAAAGAAGAAGCTATCATCTTCTGGGATAGTTCTGGGAGAAGATGTATTAACCTTGGAGGTGGAGACTCATATGGACCATTCACTTGTAATGGCTATTGTAACTGCCTATGGATTAATTTGTCGCAAAATGTAAATAGCTGTAAAATGTAAGATTGTGGCTTCTGAATCATGTTCTGttgtctttatttttttttggtaactaTGTTCTGTTGTCTTTACCCCTTTCAAATCCATTTTTTGTGGTTAAATATGGTTTGCAATGCAGTTTTAATTCGGAACACCATAAAATGCAGTATTGCTTAGTGGTGAACCACCCACATAAATATTGGAGATTGAGGTTATCATCTTTTCACATTCTTTACTTTTATATGTCGGGCTATATGCAACCCTAAAGAGTATGATTAGAAAGAAGTTTCTATGAGAGAAAAtgagataaatatatatagaagCAAGCGTATCATCTTTTTGATCACATTCTTAGTTTCTATTGAGCCACACGACCCTAATAAAGTAATAATGCAATAAAAATAAGTTTCTATGAGAAAACGAGAGAAATACACAAATATATCCTTCATTAGAGAACAAAATTCGCCTTCTAATTCACACAAGAATAATATTTGATCTCTTTAATACTTCCACACTATTTGGAAGCAGCAGTTCACTTGGATCGGTAGGTAAGCTTTTGTATGCTTAATTTGAACAGTTTCTTTATATTTTTGGGAAAATAGTCTGTACGGTACCCCGTCTTTAGCTCCTTATAACGtttggtacctgacaaaaaaaaaaatatcaatatggTACCTGAAATTCTCTGCCCGACCAAGAATTGATACATATGGCCATTAGCTCTGTTACGTCGTCCGCCAGCTGGCAATTTTGATCATAAAATGACCAAATTACcctttattctttttttgttttgttttttcctcaaattttttttgaacGTTTTTTCCTTAGTTCTCCTCCGTTTTTGTAATTTTCAAGCTTCTTTTCATGGAATTACAAACCAAATTGATGCAAATCCTTTGGGTTTTTACTACACTTTGTATCACGAATCCATTGAGGTATGTTTTGAATCTTATGGTTTAATCTTTTGAGAATtcccaaaatttgaaatttctagAGTTCTTGATGAATTTTCAAATTCGAGTAACGAATTGATTCGACCAAACATTGAGTATTGCTCTACTATGTCTTACATTGATTCAAACGCACCATCTTCTCCAAACCATTGCCAAAAGACGAAACCCATAATTGGGACATATTAACTTCATTTCTTGGATGCCTGAATAATGGCCTCATTTCAGACTTTCAATAAATAAGCTATTTGGAATAGCTAGCAAACAAAACAGATAGTTGGACCATAAGGAATGCTAAAATATCTCTAGCTAACAATGCAGCTATACTCCTTGGATCTAGAGGCAATGCAAAAGAAATAGAGGCAATGAATTTATGCTCCTTGGATCTCAATTTCGCTGCAAGCTCAGAAGCATCTTTGTTTCCCCGTCTATCTCTTCCCCAATTTCATCCAATAACTTCCCATTCTCCTCAACCTTGTTATTTTCATAAGCTAAAAttgcaaaaataaaatttagattTTTGAGAGAGACAAATCTTGTAGGAGTCAAGATCCTTCTTGCCAGGTTTCGTCTTGCCCATGAAAGTTGTGGAGCTGGGACTTGTGGGATttcaaattaaatgattttagAGGAAAATGTGAGAAAGAGTCTGGCTTTAAGTCGAAGGAGGAGGAGTTGGATGTGATTGAGGAGGCCATTACAGAGAATTCAAGCTATTGGAGTTTGAAGAAGGTAAGACCcaattggtggtggtggtggtggtcgtAGATGATCCAATGGTGGATGTGGTGGTGGATGAGGAGGGATTTTGTTCTTGAGCTCGGCTACCTACGAGGAGGAGAGCTGAGTGATGAAATTTGCCTCCACGCGTCCAGATGTGGGAGTCATCGTTTCAGACTGGCGACGGACCAACGGCTCTCCATTGAAGCTGGTGAAGTGTGAGGACTGAGAAAAGTGAAATAAGGAAGGTGCAGAGCGCCGTTTCTTTAGGTGGTTGCCCTCCACCACTGGCCGTTCATTGCACTTGTGCTGGAAATCAGACCTGGATTGCTTGAGCCCAATACAAAATACAACAGATGGGCTAACGGAGGAGGTGTCTTCCACCATCGGATTGTCGTCATTTTGGGGCTTCTTGTCCAtagactcttcttcttcttcttcttcttcttgtagtTAGAGCtaccacttggtttggtaattaccaaattgaccgaataccaaccgatactTTAGGTTAGGTAAACcaactttttggtaaccgagaccgataaaaccgaaatcgaaaattactgaaaaagttggtttggttttggtaaataccaaaTCTAtcaattatctaaatattagctttatatactatggttttcaatacacatacatgtatattaagaaataaacataaaagttttcataatagtatgaacattactcaatatactacataattaatagtacatgtattttgagtaacctagtccaagatggttaaataacctagttttattgaaaatagataaaatttgatgtcatatatacaaaagaaagctatgatTAGTATATGAATACGAAGTTTActgttataaaattgaaaaacctaattttgttcattctaatttatattacaaagaattagttgttctaaagttggtaataccgaaaaccgaaatacctaatttggtagatatgattaaaaaccgaaaattttggttggtaagtGGTAGCtgaattttgaaaccgaaagctttggttctgaagttggtaatacctataatcgattcgaaccgaccgagtgacagctcTACTTGTAGTTCAAGCTTGGGGCTTTCGGGTTGAAGGCTACAggaccagagagagagagagagatgcttagaaaaaatatttaaaaattaaggCATGAAAGGATGAAAATAGCCTTCAAAAATTGCCAGCTGGCAGACgacgtaacggagctaacggccatatatatataccaatCCTCGGTCAGGTAGAGAACTTCAGGtaccttgatttttttttttttgtcaggtactaaaagttataaggagccaAAGACGGAATATCATACAGACCATTTTCCCTATATTTTTAGTATACAACAACTAATATACGACTACAAGAGTCAGACTTAATATTTtcatttataaaagaaataaactaTACCACTATACGTACTAAATCATTATAAGTTTAAATTTGTATAGTTACCAAAAATCCAATGAAAATGTGACATCTTAGTAGCTTTTTCATCTCGCATAATAATTTGTACAATTACAGCTTaccaaaatatataattttataaaaGATATTATTATTTGCAACTAATTCCTacaagagagagagggacaaAGGTCGGCGGCGGCTCAACTAAGAGATTGCTCTCGTCCGTCGGCGGCTATGGCATTGGGGCTGGCCTTTTGGCCTCACCAATGACTCGTGATCTACTGCCGGACGGGACTTGATGGCTAACATCCCGGAGGCTCTGGTGTGGTTTTGCTCAAGGGATTTTGCAGGTGGTTTTGGCTCAAGATCGACGAAATTTCTCTTGGATGCGTGCGGTGCAGTTATGATGGGTCTCGGTTTGCAGATCGACGGCGTTGCAGATGTTAAGGAGCGCTAGGTCGTGGTGGTTTCGACTTCGGCGATGGCTTAGATTTGTGGAGAGATGGGTCGTGGCGGGGTTCTGTGGCGGTGTTTGCATCGTGATGGCGGAAACCCTGCCAGAGCGGGCGTTGGCATGGTGGTGGCTGAGGACTACTATGCTTGCTGCACGGGATTGGAGATGGAAGTGTGGTCTGGGCCAATCATGGCCTGTTGGGCTTTAGTAGGCCTGCTATTGGAGCTCCTTGGGATGGAAATTTGAtgggctagggttttgctctaagc contains these protein-coding regions:
- the LOC112180159 gene encoding protein LURP-one-related 4 produces the protein MAKVCRPSAAPQVPSVTPYMSSKRETYTIWMKSLVCNTNGCTVYNSNGEIVYRVDNYDKRCSNEVHLMNLQGKLLYTIRKKKLQAFERWDGYKWSGSCKFEKEEKPWFHVKRYSRMLMGSLACQITVGFEKYWIVRLTGKTTAGFRIVDIDGGIAAEAKKKLSSSGIVLGEDVLTLEVETHMDHSLVMAIVTAYGLICRKM